From the genome of Nicotiana sylvestris chromosome 1, ASM39365v2, whole genome shotgun sequence:
GGGTATTTTTGAGCCATTTTCAATACGTTAAGGGTATTGTTGGCCTTTTTTCGTAGTTTAAAACAAATTCAGTTTGCCAAACGACTAATACTTCAAAACTATAGGGAGTAGCTTTTTTCCCCCAATCATCAACATATATACACTTTGACATCTTCTATTAACATGCATGCAAAGCTAAACAAAAATAAGCATGATTTAAAAGAAAATACATCTGTAGGCTGTAGAAAAAACTTTCCAATCTCATCACCAGTACTGATCAAAATCCTGCATAATCTCAATCCATATTAAAAAGAAATATGAGAGACCATCCTTTACAGTTGACATTTTTTCTTTACCTAATATATGGATCATAGGATTCAAAAGAAGGGATTTTTAATTGCACTGTTCAACTCATGTCCAGCTGAATAAAGCACATCCATGTCCACTTTTTCTCTTGGCAAGTACAAGAATTCACCCCCTTCAATTTTTTCAAATCCACATAGCTCAAGAAATTCGATGCCTCCTAGTAATTTGCCAACCCTTTCCTGTAATCGAAATGTCAAAACAGGATTTTAAGTGTCATGAAACTACTTTTGGCTGAGGTATCTATCATAAATTCATAATTATAGAATTCTGAGAACATTTTCAAGAATCCTATCAGTTCAACATGATTCTATGGCTGATATAATCTACAATTAGGTGGTGATGACACATAGCCAACCAACCAACACCCCCATACAGTGGCAAATGCAGAATTTAGACATTGTGGATTGAGAGAGTGAGTTCTGAAAGATACAACTGTTGGGAAGCCGAATATATAGAGAGTGATTCAATCACAACTACTATATCTAAAGGTAGCTAATAAATAGTAAATGAGACAATAAAAAAGAACACCAGAAGTTTACGAGGTTCGGCAAAATTTGATTTTCTGCCTAGTCGTCGGAAACAATCAACTCAAactttatttcactccaaaaatacaagtgaaatactACAAGAGAGAAAGAAGACTCAAATGCCTTAGGAGATAAGAAGGCAAGTGAGAGGtgtttacaaataaacaaaatcCTTGCTATTTATAGAAGGAAAATGACCTTAATAATGTCATGCATGACATCACATAAAGTGTGATCATGCAAcataaatgcatgaaaaatgcatCTACCAATTTCTTCCTAAAAGCAGACTTGCAAATGTTTACACTAATTCACATGAATCTTGTCAAATTTAACAATAACAAACTCTTATCTATAATTGTTCTTCGCACATCTATATAAAATTCGAACGAAGCATTGAATTATGCCGAATTGGCAAACCCATGGTTGGATCCGCCACTGCTCCCATAGACCCTTTGGGGAACAACTCGAAACAAAAGAAGGGGAAAAAAGAAGTGTGGGGTATTAAAAACGGATCACGGTAATAGTCTTTATGGAGCTTGGGAGCTGACTTAGCTTTAAAACATTCTGAACCAAGTACTTACACCTGGTTGGGATCCCCAGTAAAGTTTGCTCTCAGTATCCTTCAATAGGGTTATGATCCCTTGACACATGTCCTGCTCACTAATTGATCGACAAgatttctttaattaaaaaactACTTTAACCATGGTTATGTTTCTCCTTTCTCATGACTAACCTCCCTAGGTCTCTCAGATATTCTTCTTTTAACCCTTTTTCAAACAGGCCATCCTTGCTAATCGCGGCCTTCATCTtcccttttttgttcttttcttcttgtttccCTTCTATGCTGTCTACAACTAGTATTTGATCAATTTGCAGGATTAATTAGTGGGTGGTGGAGATAGGAATCTTCTTAACAAGTATCCTCACTTTCCTCACCTATGAAAATACTTTCAAGTCTATTATGATCACTGTTATTTTCACTTTATTCGTTTTAAAATTTAAGTATAAAGAagatgatttttccattttgccTTGCTGTTGGTAAGGATTTCTGATATCTACACACTAAAATTATGTTATATAGAAAATATTGATGAGGTATTTGTGTCGAAAAATCGAAGACATAGGTGAAGAAAGATGCTCCAAAGGCGTTCTGGCAGAGTAGCCAACGGAGTTTTGTTGTCTCTGTTTCAAGAAGAGAGACATAGCCATGGTTAAATTAGTTATTGAAGTAAAGAAATCTTGTCCATCAACTAATGAGCAGGACACATGTCAAGGGATCAGAACCCTATTGAAGAATACTGGAGCAAACTTTACTGGAGGGAATCCCAACACCTTAAACCCGCCTTCCACCCCTTCACTACTATAAGGAATTATATGAACTCGAGCTCTAACGATGTTATAGAAAGGAAGGATAACAGGAGCTTTCCTCTTGACTGAATTCAAAGGTTAGGGATGAGCACAACTTATAAGTaaatataaaacaaaaacaaTGGCCACACTCGCTTTTAATTCATAAATACTCACCTGGAAAGCAGCATTACTGAGTCTAATTTTACGGTATTTCTCCTCATCTGGATTTGTCGCCACATTCTTAGCATAAGTTAGCAGTGTGTTGAAAGAGTTCTTGACTTTGGCCTCATCATCCTAGTCCACCAAAGGAAATCAACAAAAAATCAGTTTAAAACAATAAAAGATTGAAAGGACAATTCATTCAATTATGGAACAAAGCCACACAAAGTAATAGAAGACTCGAACAATAGGCCATCTCAGTTCCTAAGTGTGTTTGTTGTTGGAAGACCCTTGTTATTGTATACTTCAAAAACTTCAGCGCTTTATTAAAGGTCCACTAGAGCCCTTATGGCTCTAACTATGACTATGAGAAAGAAGAGAAAGTTGGACGTAAAATAGCAGAAACATTACCATGTGATTCAGTTTGATAGTCCCGAGGCACTCACTCATCTGCTCTGCCGTTGTAGCTGGACTGACTGGCAATGAACTCTACAACATTAATTTAAAAGGTAACTTTAGTAGGGACAAGCATGTCCGAATTGGATCAAAACCATATCCACAGATTTCAACAGCACAAATGCACACCTTTTCTTCCTCCAAAAGAGGTCTCAAAAGTTTCGCGAGAGCAGGATTTCGTGGTGGCAAACCTAGCAGTTTTCTGGTTTCTGCCTGCGAAATAAATATATTTGTTCATCAGATGGCACTTGATTGATCTGGATGAGGTGTAACATGGTCATCAACATTAGCTAAGTTGATTGTAAAAAGCAAGAATGTGCATATTCTGAATAAATATGTTTGTGCATGAACTGACATTAACCGATACATTTCGCTTtcaaagacaaaaaaaataagaataacaaacaaaagaaagatccaaatcaaggaaaaaaACAAATAGGATTACGTGATCCACATTACACCTTATATCTTCCTAAACATACCAAATCCTACAATTTGCCTGCATCCTTGTCATTGCCCTTTTCGTTCTATAAATTTGGAAcaacaaagaaagaaagattAGGTTGTATCTTCCTAGACAGTTCAAATTCATTTTCTGCAAATGATCAACCTCATTGTATCCATATTTAAAGCTTCTATTCTCTTTCAGTTAAAGAATGCAAGTATTTAGTAAAACAAGAGTGGAGTGCATTACAGGTGCATAATGTGCCATAGTAAGAAAAATAAGGCAATAATTTGTTCGATAAGTAATCAAAGATTTTGTAAATGCTTGTACTAAGACAGTGCGACAAGGTGTAATTACAGGCTGCGCAGATCCCCTATTGTGTTGAAAGTTGAATCATCTACAATTACTAGGTTGCACTAAAAAGCTAGCAAAAAAATACATCTTTGTTTGAGGCTATGAATATTTCTCCTATTGCCTTAAAAAATTCTGCTATTTCTTTCAAGCCAAACAATCCCACAAAATGGCTTGAGGCATTACATACCTCTTTAAGGCAATAATTTGCATACTTCTGTTAAGAATATAATCATTGTTTAGTGTCCAAGTAAACTCAGGAAATCGTACCACCCCAAACCCAAAACCTTAAAAGGTAAAAAGGGTGTAATCTTAATGCAAACAGAAAAATAACAAGTTGCCTTATAGATCGTATTGGAAATTTAAAAAGTCAATCTCAATCACAAAATTACCAAGTAATTAAAATTTCCTCATTTGCTAGTTAGTGTCTGTTTACAATAAAGTGAAAGTAGCCACAACAGTATGGTTTTCAGATATTATGTTTCATTACTCCTTGACCTGGTGAATCGCAATTTCAGGTCACAACAGGTTACAAAGAGAAATAATGCCAATGCAGCTTATTAAAAAATAAACCGGTAAAAATCTGACAGCAAAAGGTCAAAGCAGGATATAAGCTCACTCCCTGAGTAATTATAGCACACCGAAAGGATAATTAGTAGTGTGGAGAAAGTCTTACCCTAGAATGTTTACCGAAAATCAATAAGAAAAGTACAAGTTCTCATACCTGAGCGCAAAAGGATATTTGTCAATCTGTACGAAATGCAAATTTTCATTTCTAGCCGTTTAGACTGTCTTCTAGCCATTTAGCAATCAGCATAACTTACTGACATGTTCTTAGCAGAATCAAAATTCTTAGTCACATTAGGATTTCTTACCTTAATAATTTCTTCAAATTGCTGATGAAGTTTCTCCCTGGCTCTTCTTTCTTCCTCTTCTGCCACCTCTGCTGTCTTGTCCTGAAATTTAGTATGCCCAGTCCTCTTCGCATGAAAATCAAACTCCTTCataaatcaaaacccaaaagtTCCCATAAGCTGCATGTAGAGGCTATACCAACTATTGAAAATAATACCGTAATTTAACTATTGGAACTCCTATCAAAACTAAGGCGTAGTTTGATTAGCAGACACACTATATACGAATTACAGTACATGGATCGGACTGCACCTTAATGTATGATGCATAATCTAAAACATGTGCTTGTTTTAAATTGAAAGTTTGTTTCAAATAATACCCTCACCTAATATTACATTGCTTCATCTAATCTAGTATTGGTATCATACGCGATTAGATATTATTATGTAATATAATCAAAACTTAAATTTTTAATCATCTCTTATTTTAAGTAGAAACCTTAAATTACATGAAATGAATAAAGTAATCCTGCATTCCTCCTCTAAACATGGAAAGTTTGATATAAACACTTCAATAATGTTATGACAAACATTTTTAGAAACAAATGAGAGATGGTTAATTAAACAGGTAACACTTTAAGGGAAACTTTTTCCATTTTACGAGGTCTTATGCAGGAATTGCAAATTCATGTACTATTATTTCATATCATATTTGCTATAAAATAATATGAAAGCTACATCATAATTGATGCAGGAATTATTAAATCGAAaccaaagaaaggaaaacaaacacCCAATACTTAGTGTGGAATATTCCAAGATTATTTCACGTAACAAGACGACCAGTAAGAAAATTAGGCCTAGATTTCCAAGAATTGCAATGGCAACATTCTCTAGCTATATCAATGGTTCAATTTTCATAGTAGTACTTAGTAACTGGAATCATCAagacttaggggtcgtttggtagggtgtataagaatagtgcaGAATAAGGTGTATTAGCAATGCATGCAAgtgttagtaatgcaagcattagttatgcagatATTATTTCTTATTTACTGTTTGGTGTGGTAAATTacaaattataatgcattgcaaattttttgaagaaaaatagttgtttacaaaatgccctccatattctctagctttaagggactttaaggacaattGTGTCATTAACCATAccaatgcatgcattaatagccttggtattactaatgccatggttttctatgcattacttatacataggataataccaagtatgatgtataactaatacaagtattagttatacacaagttgaaaaaatgtaccaaacaaggtattagcAATGCATAGAGCTAACGAGTTGAAAAAAtgtaccaaacaaggtattagcAATGCATAGAGCTAACGCTTGCATTATGTTTTCTAATaactcctaccaaacgaccccttaaagtATTAGGCTTAGCTATACTATTCAACTGCACTGTAATGTAGATGTTCCCGAGCTATATACTGCATCAATTGTCTCCCGAGCTAGGAGAgaaagtttcaagtaccttgggtctgtTATACAAGGGAATGATTGTCAGATTGGTTTGCTTGTTATTGCCTTTTCCCTTTTGCCTCCCTGAGCTGAGGGTCTTCTGAAAAAAGCCTCTCTTTAAAGGCAGGGGTAAGGTTCGCTTACattctaccctccccagatcccacttgtgggaCTACACTGAGTTTGTTGTTCTTGTAATTCTCATAACTGCATAACCATAACTATCAACATCCCTAACTGCCATTAAAGTTAAGAATGTAAGGTgcaattattcccaaaattgcaTCAGCTACATTCGAGAAGCTATAGCAACAATTCACTAGCACATCAAAACTCCCATTGAAATTCATAGTATAATGCATATTATCATCAAATTGCAGGGTCTGCATTCATAAGTTACTTATATCTACAGTTCATCGAATTGCTACGTCTACATCAGGGGCGGATCTACAATGTAAGCTATGGGTTTGGCCGAACCCAGTAACTTTGGCCTAGTCACTATTTAAGTGTTAAGAACTTTCACtaaatatgcaaaaatattaaatCTTGAACCTATTTATTAATACTCGAGATCGCGGTCCTAGACCTTCCAAACCCATAAAGTTCAAATCTTGAACCCGCCTCTCATCTGCATTCATAAGCTACATCTAAAGTGTAGTTGTCGCATAGCATAACCTATAACAATTATAACAACTAGAATTCCCGATTTTTCATCCAAAGTTACGCTATTCTTATTAGTTATCATCAATTTAATCATTCCATGAACTACGCTTCAATCACAAACTTATCAAAAATATCTCATCCAAATTTTGAGTATCAGCCCTACATTCACACAAGATATTATAATAATCTGAAGGAGTATATCTTAACTAATACTACAATTTTTGAGATCGAAACAGCGAGTCTCTTATCATGAGTTTGTTTTGTACGAAGACCGTATATTAACTTTTTACACTGCCTGGTTAAGCTACCTGCAATAACAGCTAACTGTTTAAAATAAGCATGATTTAGTAACTTGAAAATACAGTAAACAACATGCAATAACATGTTAAATATGGTAGTGTAAAAATTCTTTAAACTATCAGAGGCaaacagaggcggatccaggatttaaatccTATGGATTCAACTTTCAAGGTTTTAGCGTTGAACCcactatatttttaaagttataggttcatatttactatttttgcaattttaatgaatttttccTATAAATTTTTACATTGCGTCGAAAGTTATGGATTCAATTGAACCCGTCGGTTCAACACTACATTCGCCCTTGAAGGCGGAACCAAGATTTGAAGCTTACGAGTTCAGGATTCTAATCATTTTAAGTTACTTGGTTCTAAAGTAATAATTTGTGCGTAGTTAATGGATTTCTTAAGACAAGTACTTACTAGTTCAGCCGAACCCATAATCTACGCACTAGCTCCGCCCCTGagtgtatataacttaaaccGCTCAATTATTATAAAAACTTAGCGACTGACAAATAATAATGAGGAAAAAGGCAAAAGGTATTACTGTTTTACAGAGGCAAGGTTTGCCGCAAGCGGTGCAAACGAGGTGGCGAATTGGCTCAGTGGACTCGCAGAAGTTGGTGTGGGAAATGTGCTTTACGTGCTGTTCTGCTTCTTCTACGGACTTCAACAGAGTTCTGCAGTCACCACATTGCAATAATAATTTCTCTGCCGCCATTGCTGCTGCTCTCTCAATTTGGTTTTCTTGACAGACGGAGTtatgggtatttatagtttttcgtGTGACATCTCTAGCCACTTTCAATTGTTCGATTTAAAACGTAGCCATAATTTACAATGTAGGTAAATTTTAACCGGATTAGGCAAACTTTGGGAGATTTGCACAAATAGGATGATTTTAGGCCACTGTTTATGTTTCGTCCTATTTAAGgaagttttacaaaaataaccttagtGCTACACAACCGAAAGAATGGAAAAAGTATGGTTGTTGACAAACGTTAGACAGACATTGTTTATATTTTGGTGCTAGCCATTTTTAATGGTGCTATTTAAAACATAGCCGCAATTTATAATGTAGGTAGATTTTAACCGGACTAGGCAATTTTTACAAATACGATTGGTTTTAGGCCATTGTTTATATTTTGTCCCTATTTAAGGAAGTTTTTAACGATAGCCTCGACGGTAGATAAGGGTGGATATCGATCGGTTCGGTTATGAATATAATCGGTTTAGCATATCAGTTATCGGTTTATAGATTTGATAAACCGATAAGcgaaccgataagatatcggttatcggttaat
Proteins encoded in this window:
- the LOC104242247 gene encoding uncharacterized protein gives rise to the protein MAAEKLLLQCGDCRTLLKSVEEAEQHVKHISHTNFCESTEPIRHLVCTACGKPCLCKTEFDFHAKRTGHTKFQDKTAEVAEEEERRAREKLHQQFEEIIKAETRKLLGLPPRNPALAKLLRPLLEEEKSSLPVSPATTAEQMSECLGTIKLNHMDDEAKVKNSFNTLLTYAKNVATNPDEEKYRKIRLSNAAFQERVGKLLGGIEFLELCGFEKIEGGEFLYLPREKVDMDVLYSAGHELNSAIKNPFF